A window of the Tessaracoccus sp. MC1865 genome harbors these coding sequences:
- a CDS encoding universal stress protein — MNEKTAPLVVVGVDGSDDGLRAVRFGTGAALRISGELLLVNAVDDTLMAGAWGVVYDPEVLQSAGITANEQARDVALSMGLPEHRIKTEVVMGSPGGVMARLSEVAELVVVGRRAASGLERMFVGSTSVAVVANASCPVVVISAAAHPDPIGGRGIVGVGLQTSPGSEKTLEAGFQQAQRLGARLEVVHAIQPPVGLFARKLSPNELDEQVRFAKGGIEAIANEVAQSYPDVQYRVEVAADSPINELVSRSAGYDLLVVGVGDSHIPGLSLGGLMRGLLAHAECPLFVARG, encoded by the coding sequence ATGAACGAAAAGACAGCTCCGCTGGTTGTCGTCGGCGTCGACGGGAGTGATGACGGTCTGCGGGCCGTGCGCTTCGGCACCGGTGCCGCCCTCCGGATCAGCGGCGAACTGCTGCTGGTCAACGCCGTCGACGACACGCTCATGGCCGGCGCCTGGGGTGTCGTCTACGACCCCGAGGTGCTCCAGTCCGCCGGAATCACCGCCAACGAACAGGCCCGGGACGTGGCACTGAGCATGGGGCTGCCGGAGCACCGCATCAAGACTGAGGTCGTGATGGGCTCGCCGGGCGGCGTGATGGCCAGGCTGAGCGAGGTCGCCGAGCTGGTCGTCGTCGGGCGCCGCGCGGCGTCCGGCCTCGAGCGCATGTTCGTCGGCTCCACCTCCGTGGCCGTGGTGGCCAACGCCTCGTGCCCCGTGGTCGTCATCTCCGCCGCGGCTCACCCTGACCCCATCGGTGGCCGTGGCATCGTCGGTGTCGGGCTGCAGACGAGCCCGGGATCCGAGAAGACACTGGAGGCCGGCTTCCAGCAGGCCCAGCGTCTCGGTGCGCGCCTCGAGGTCGTGCACGCCATCCAGCCCCCGGTGGGCCTGTTCGCCCGCAAGCTTTCGCCGAACGAACTCGACGAGCAGGTGCGCTTCGCGAAGGGTGGCATCGAGGCGATCGCCAACGAGGTCGCCCAGTCCTACCCCGACGTCCAGTACCGCGTCGAGGTGGCGGCAGACAGCCCCATCAACGAGTTGGTCAGCCGCAGTGCGGGCTACGACCTGCTGGTGGTCGGCGTGGGCGATTCACACATCCCGGGCCTCTCCCTGGGCGGCCTCATGCGTGGCCTGTTGGCCCACGCGGAGTGTCCGCTGTTCGTCGCGCGCGGATGA